AAAAAGTATTGAATCATTTCAACCACAGCAATTATCAATGCTGTTATAGGTGTAAGATGTTAATTTTTCGATATGATGATACATTTGAGGGGCTATTAACCGCCGTATTTGATGCTTTCTCATTAAAAAAGTGGCCTGATCAGGTTATGAGTATGAAAGATGTCGTACCTTTATTTACTCGAGAAGAATATACTGTTTTTACTGATGATAAAAAGGCGGAACGTGTCAGTATTGCTATGAAAAAACGATTACCGACTATCGCCTTAAATCAATTAACTTATGTTTGGTATTCCGAGCTAGCAGAACGAGGACAATTAATCTTTCGCTATTTAGTTAAAGTTTTTCAAACAAAACATGATATTTCGACCAATTTTGCTGATCCAGATGTGTTATTAGTAAAACAGATAGCTAAAAAAGTATCACGTGAACGTCATTACATGATGATGTTTGTACGTTTTAATACTATTCAAAATCAGGGGGAAAAGGTCTATTTTGCAACGGTAGATCCACGCTATAATGTCTTACCCTTTGTAGTCGATTTTTTTAAAGATCGCTTTGCGGATCAAAAATGGGCTATTTTTGATACTAAACGGCAATTCGGTTATTACTTTGATTTGGAACAGCTTGAGATCATAACATTGGATAGTCAGCAAGATCTTTTAATTGACGATGCGATTAATGAACAATACTTATCCGAGGATGAAAAACAATTTCAAAAATTATGGTTCCGTTATTGTCAAGCATTAACGATTAAAGAACGATTAAATCCGAAATTACAAAGACAATTTATGCCAAAACGATTTTGGAAACACTTACCCGAAACTTG
Above is a genomic segment from Frischella perrara containing:
- a CDS encoding TIGR03915 family putative DNA repair protein, producing the protein MLIFRYDDTFEGLLTAVFDAFSLKKWPDQVMSMKDVVPLFTREEYTVFTDDKKAERVSIAMKKRLPTIALNQLTYVWYSELAERGQLIFRYLVKVFQTKHDISTNFADPDVLLVKQIAKKVSRERHYMMMFVRFNTIQNQGEKVYFATVDPRYNVLPFVVDFFKDRFADQKWAIFDTKRQFGYYFDLEQLEIITLDSQQDLLIDDAINEQYLSEDEKQFQKLWFRYCQALTIKERLNPKLQRQFMPKRFWKHLPETWHNKLNH